Proteins from a single region of Sphaerochaeta globosa str. Buddy:
- a CDS encoding (2Fe-2S)-binding protein translates to MLIRVTVNTVVYEREVKENRTLLRFLREDLGLTGTKEGCGAGECGACTVFLNGKTVNSCMVLAVEADGGVVQTIEGEAQEGMLSALQAAFEAHGAVQCGFCTAGMIMSARQLIHNNPHPTKEEIQEGLEGNFCRCTGYEQIIEAILDVTGQVQEKEELRYV, encoded by the coding sequence ATGCTGATACGAGTCACGGTGAATACAGTAGTCTATGAACGTGAGGTGAAGGAAAACCGTACCCTGCTGAGGTTCTTACGGGAAGACCTGGGGCTGACAGGAACCAAGGAAGGGTGTGGTGCCGGTGAGTGCGGCGCCTGTACGGTATTCCTTAATGGAAAGACGGTAAATTCATGCATGGTCCTTGCTGTGGAAGCCGATGGTGGTGTTGTCCAAACAATAGAGGGGGAAGCTCAAGAGGGAATGCTTTCCGCGTTGCAGGCAGCGTTTGAAGCCCATGGGGCGGTCCAATGCGGTTTCTGTACTGCGGGGATGATCATGTCTGCACGACAGTTGATCCATAACAATCCCCATCCTACGAAAGAGGAGATTCAGGAAGGTCTGGAAGGTAATTTCTGCCGATGTACCGGCTATGAGCAGATTATCGAGGCTATTTTGGATGTCACCGGTCAGGTGCAGGAAAAGGAGGAGTTGCGGTATGTATGA
- a CDS encoding xanthine dehydrogenase family protein molybdopterin-binding subunit, whose amino-acid sequence MYETLDRSVLKSVGKSEIRPDARVKLTGEAGYVSDMVLPGMLYAQVKKSPHARARILSIDTSKAEALPGVRAVLTGAELDYRLGLYIVDKYILAKGEVRHYGEAVAAVAAETLQIARKAVDLIEVVYEVLPPVLSHMDARKEDAPLVHPDLGSYQYIKAVFTPIPNTNIANWTKLRKGDVEQGFAESDYIVEREYDNPSVQHVPMETHVAIVTWGSGDKVTIYTSAQSPFTVRNLFCNTFSLPLCNVRVVIPYVGGGFGGKAGIHIEPLTACLSKKAGGRPVKFQATREEEFSLLPCRSALTYHIKTGVTKEGKILAQKMEMYWDAGAYADYAVNVTRASGYSASGPYEIPNAWVDAYTLYTNKPYGTAYRGFGHVEFHWGIERHMDLVAKTVGMDRVAFRKLNALKEGSITLTGEKITKHSGDVVACLDAVAASIGYGKLSKEERQRQKDTGWRIGKGVAMLQKAPAMPSNTATASVVKMNSDGTVSVNVGLTDIGQGSSAALAQIVAERLGFEYKKVFVKIEKDTDSDPYDWQTVASKGLIMSGNACILACEDLLRKGYAVASHVLKASVDDLAHDGEGVYVKHDSENRIEWPQIAIGYAYPDGKAIGGPLIGVGSYIAQGLSNLDKETGQGKPALDWTFGAHGIICEVNPRTGEYNIRKIASAFDVGKVVNPQLLRGQIVGGMLQGLGTAMCEGYIFDTQGHLLNPSFTDNKIPTSKDLPFEIETIAVENSQIDGPYGARGVAEHPMISVAPALGNALFEAVGADLVHMPIRSEDVWRAMGDKTPIDNWITKSPIGSCRSDLVYKKEDASKHGID is encoded by the coding sequence ATGTATGAAACCCTCGATCGTTCTGTTCTGAAAAGTGTAGGAAAAAGTGAGATTCGCCCCGATGCAAGGGTCAAGCTGACAGGTGAGGCCGGCTATGTCAGCGACATGGTCCTTCCCGGGATGCTGTATGCGCAGGTTAAGAAGAGCCCGCATGCACGGGCAAGGATATTGAGCATCGATACGTCAAAAGCCGAAGCCTTGCCGGGAGTAAGGGCTGTATTGACGGGAGCCGAGCTCGATTATCGGCTGGGGCTCTACATCGTGGACAAGTATATTCTTGCAAAAGGAGAAGTGCGCCATTATGGGGAGGCGGTAGCTGCAGTGGCAGCCGAGACGCTGCAAATAGCCCGCAAGGCAGTCGATTTGATAGAGGTTGTCTATGAGGTCCTGCCTCCCGTACTCAGTCATATGGATGCGCGCAAAGAGGATGCTCCTCTGGTACATCCCGATTTGGGCAGCTACCAATACATCAAGGCGGTCTTCACTCCGATTCCGAATACCAACATTGCGAACTGGACGAAACTCCGCAAAGGCGATGTGGAACAAGGATTCGCAGAAAGTGATTATATTGTGGAACGCGAGTACGACAATCCAAGTGTACAGCATGTTCCCATGGAAACCCATGTGGCCATTGTTACCTGGGGTTCCGGGGACAAGGTCACCATCTATACCAGTGCCCAGTCGCCGTTTACCGTCCGCAATCTGTTCTGCAATACGTTCAGTCTTCCCCTGTGCAACGTACGGGTGGTCATCCCGTATGTCGGAGGTGGATTCGGCGGGAAGGCCGGTATTCATATCGAGCCCTTGACGGCATGCCTTTCGAAGAAGGCCGGCGGAAGGCCGGTGAAATTCCAAGCTACGAGGGAGGAAGAATTTTCCTTATTGCCTTGTCGCAGTGCCCTGACGTATCACATAAAAACAGGAGTTACCAAGGAAGGAAAAATCCTTGCCCAGAAAATGGAGATGTATTGGGATGCCGGTGCGTATGCTGATTATGCGGTGAATGTCACCAGGGCTTCGGGGTACTCGGCTTCGGGGCCGTACGAGATTCCCAATGCATGGGTCGATGCGTATACGTTGTATACGAACAAACCCTATGGGACTGCCTACCGTGGATTTGGGCACGTGGAGTTTCACTGGGGTATCGAACGCCATATGGATTTGGTCGCAAAAACGGTGGGGATGGATCGGGTTGCTTTCAGAAAGCTCAATGCCCTGAAGGAAGGCTCCATTACCTTGACCGGGGAGAAAATCACCAAGCATTCAGGAGATGTGGTAGCCTGCTTGGATGCTGTTGCTGCCTCAATCGGATATGGGAAGCTTTCCAAGGAAGAGCGACAAAGACAGAAGGATACCGGTTGGAGGATTGGCAAGGGGGTGGCGATGTTGCAGAAAGCTCCAGCCATGCCTTCCAATACCGCTACTGCCAGCGTGGTGAAAATGAACAGCGATGGGACGGTTTCTGTCAATGTAGGGTTGACCGATATCGGTCAAGGGTCCTCAGCTGCATTGGCACAGATTGTTGCCGAGCGCCTGGGTTTCGAGTACAAGAAGGTCTTCGTCAAAATCGAGAAGGATACTGACAGCGATCCCTATGACTGGCAGACGGTAGCTTCCAAAGGTCTGATCATGTCGGGGAACGCCTGTATCCTGGCTTGTGAGGATCTGTTGAGAAAAGGGTATGCCGTGGCCTCCCATGTCCTGAAGGCTAGTGTGGATGACCTTGCCCATGACGGAGAGGGTGTCTATGTAAAGCATGACAGTGAGAACCGCATTGAATGGCCTCAGATAGCCATCGGGTACGCGTATCCGGATGGGAAAGCCATCGGCGGGCCCTTGATCGGGGTGGGTAGTTACATAGCCCAGGGACTTTCCAATCTCGATAAGGAGACAGGCCAGGGTAAACCTGCCCTGGATTGGACCTTTGGTGCCCATGGAATCATCTGTGAGGTGAACCCCAGGACTGGGGAATACAACATACGAAAGATTGCCTCGGCTTTTGATGTAGGAAAGGTAGTCAATCCTCAGTTGCTTCGGGGCCAGATTGTCGGTGGGATGCTTCAGGGTTTGGGAACAGCCATGTGTGAAGGCTATATATTCGATACACAAGGGCATCTGCTCAATCCTTCGTTTACCGATAATAAGATTCCGACTTCCAAGGATTTGCCGTTTGAGATTGAGACGATTGCAGTGGAGAATTCTCAAATCGACGGGCCTTATGGAGCCCGCGGGGTGGCTGAACACCCTATGATCAGCGTTGCACCGGCGTTGGGAAATGCTCTTTTTGAGGCAGTAGGGGCCGACCTGGTTCATATGCCTATTCGAAGTGAGGATGTCTGGAGAGCTATGGGGGATAAAACGCCAATCGACAATTGGATTACCAAGTCTCCGATCGGTTCATGTCGCAGCGACTTGGTATACAAAAAGGAGGATGCAAGCAAGCATGGAATTGATTGA
- a CDS encoding thiolase C-terminal domain-containing protein — MANVGIVGIGHTRFGNSSEYDLSDVLAYAATDALEDAHFLSRRKEVDQVIVGNMASGLFCHQSAVASALVSRMDMEPVPAELVENGPASGASAIKIGYMAIASGMADIVLVVGGEIMRKVSGWVGTEYVATMLQTEAEYNMGLTLPAFGGMFTRMYMERYGLTERDLALLAVKNHANGAKNKYAHIQAPCSIEAISDGPEASVVNTYVAEPLRMYSTCPVSDGAAALLLVNMDSPKAKLFPKKPIRIAGIASATDTHCVHNRKDPLLLDAVRIAAEKAYAMAKLTPKDISFAELHDAFSILELAISEEVGFFERGKSFLAVREGQTNIDGRLPINTSGGLKSKGHPVGATGVSQAVELVRQLRGEAEKGRQVSNPRYGMSVNFGGFGNNVVALICAKE; from the coding sequence ATGGCAAATGTAGGAATAGTAGGAATCGGGCACACACGATTCGGCAATTCATCCGAGTATGATCTTTCGGATGTATTGGCGTATGCTGCAACTGATGCCCTGGAGGATGCACATTTCCTATCAAGAAGGAAAGAAGTGGACCAGGTGATCGTAGGCAATATGGCAAGCGGTCTCTTCTGTCACCAAAGTGCCGTGGCTTCAGCCTTGGTAAGTCGCATGGATATGGAACCGGTCCCTGCAGAGCTGGTGGAGAATGGGCCCGCCTCGGGAGCCAGTGCCATCAAGATCGGGTACATGGCGATTGCCTCCGGCATGGCCGACATCGTTCTGGTTGTTGGAGGCGAAATCATGCGCAAGGTCTCGGGTTGGGTTGGAACCGAGTATGTAGCGACGATGCTGCAGACCGAAGCCGAATACAACATGGGACTCACTCTTCCTGCCTTCGGGGGCATGTTCACCCGCATGTATATGGAACGTTATGGACTGACCGAACGTGATCTTGCCTTGTTGGCAGTGAAAAACCATGCCAATGGAGCAAAGAACAAGTACGCCCACATCCAAGCTCCTTGTTCCATAGAAGCAATCAGTGATGGTCCTGAAGCGTCGGTAGTGAATACGTACGTGGCTGAGCCGCTTCGCATGTATTCCACCTGTCCGGTAAGCGATGGGGCCGCAGCCTTGCTGTTGGTAAACATGGATAGTCCGAAGGCTAAGCTTTTCCCCAAGAAGCCGATCAGGATCGCAGGCATCGCCAGTGCCACCGATACGCATTGCGTGCATAACAGAAAAGATCCTTTACTGCTCGATGCAGTGAGGATTGCAGCTGAGAAAGCCTATGCAATGGCAAAGCTTACACCAAAGGACATCTCCTTTGCGGAGCTTCACGATGCTTTCTCCATTCTTGAACTTGCCATCAGTGAAGAGGTTGGGTTCTTTGAGCGGGGTAAGAGTTTCTTGGCGGTACGTGAGGGACAGACCAACATCGATGGGAGATTGCCGATCAATACGTCCGGGGGGTTGAAATCCAAAGGCCATCCGGTAGGGGCGACCGGAGTATCGCAGGCGGTGGAACTGGTAAGGCAGTTGCGCGGGGAAGCTGAGAAAGGAAGGCAGGTAAGCAATCCACGCTATGGAATGTCGGTCAATTTCGGTGGATTCGGCAATAATGTCGTTGCGCTGATCTGCGCGAAGGAGTAA
- a CDS encoding GntR family transcriptional regulator, protein MGNPARSTDIYNTLSKRIITWAYTPGYRLTEEELCAEFEVSRSPVREALNSLVSARLVSKEAHKGYMVRLIDLREVNELYDTRLVLELAVVQTLCEKGMDIHVLKDLQERWNTLIETLPEVLALCADEDEIFHRTLCSAAGNLVMAQMLDDIAKRIHFVRLSDITDPDRMRITCQDHLDLLSALQQRDVESAKAIVRRNILWGKEKVDTAIKEALFHAHHMA, encoded by the coding sequence ATGGGCAATCCGGCACGCAGCACTGATATCTACAACACGCTTTCAAAGCGAATCATAACCTGGGCTTACACCCCGGGATATCGGTTGACGGAAGAAGAGCTCTGTGCCGAGTTTGAGGTTAGCCGCTCTCCCGTGAGAGAAGCGCTCAACAGTCTAGTATCAGCCCGTTTGGTTTCCAAGGAAGCTCATAAGGGGTATATGGTAAGGCTGATCGACCTCAGGGAAGTGAACGAACTGTATGACACCCGACTGGTCCTGGAACTCGCGGTAGTCCAGACTCTTTGTGAAAAAGGTATGGATATCCACGTGCTTAAGGATTTGCAGGAACGTTGGAATACGTTGATAGAAACGTTGCCTGAGGTACTTGCCTTGTGTGCCGACGAGGATGAGATTTTTCACAGAACGCTCTGCAGTGCTGCGGGGAATTTGGTGATGGCCCAGATGTTGGACGATATTGCCAAGAGGATTCACTTCGTCAGACTATCGGACATAACCGATCCTGACAGGATGCGGATAACCTGCCAGGACCATCTTGATCTGTTGTCTGCACTTCAGCAAAGGGATGTAGAATCAGCAAAGGCGATCGTGCGGCGGAACATCCTTTGGGGAAAAGAGAAGGTCGATACCGCCATCAAGGAGGCGTTGTTTCATGCGCACCATATGGCCTGA
- a CDS encoding FAD binding domain-containing protein, translated as MIVEFSYKGPTSESTLLELLSDTSRKAKLLAGGTDLLVGIRGGVYKPDLVLDLKKIPEYQKLVLGEDHALTIGPAVTINEILSNKVVQQYHPLLCACAKDLASYQIRNRATVVGNIVNASPCSDMAPALLCLDATITIASVRGKREVAIGEFFTGVKKTVLEKDELVTAVHVPASSASANGVYRKLKRIQGHDLGIVGVAVAQVQGKLRIAVSSAAPTPVVTKPLDGTLSVEALLKEVDSIISPISDVRCSQEYRRFMVLEYTKYLLREVTSC; from the coding sequence ATGATTGTTGAATTCTCGTACAAAGGACCTACCTCGGAATCTACTCTGTTGGAATTGTTGTCTGATACATCCCGAAAGGCAAAGTTGCTCGCCGGTGGGACAGACCTATTGGTTGGTATCCGGGGAGGTGTATACAAACCCGATTTGGTACTCGACCTGAAAAAGATACCCGAGTATCAAAAACTGGTTTTGGGGGAGGATCACGCCCTTACGATAGGACCTGCTGTTACCATCAATGAGATTCTCTCAAACAAAGTAGTGCAGCAGTACCATCCTCTTCTGTGTGCATGTGCCAAGGACTTGGCTTCCTATCAGATTCGCAATCGGGCGACCGTGGTTGGGAATATCGTGAATGCTTCTCCGTGTTCCGATATGGCTCCCGCATTGCTGTGCCTGGATGCGACGATCACCATTGCCTCGGTGAGGGGGAAACGCGAAGTGGCAATCGGCGAGTTCTTTACCGGGGTGAAAAAGACCGTACTGGAAAAAGACGAACTGGTCACTGCCGTACATGTTCCTGCAAGCAGTGCATCTGCAAATGGCGTCTATCGGAAGTTGAAGAGAATACAGGGCCATGACCTGGGGATCGTAGGGGTTGCAGTAGCCCAAGTACAGGGGAAACTAAGAATTGCGGTGAGCTCAGCAGCTCCAACTCCTGTAGTTACCAAGCCTTTGGATGGTACTCTTTCCGTTGAAGCGTTGCTCAAGGAAGTCGATTCCATCATCAGTCCCATCAGCGATGTCCGGTGTTCACAGGAATATCGCAGGTTCATGGTTTTGGAGTACACCAAGTATTTGCTGAGGGAGGTGACATCATGCTGA
- a CDS encoding cyclase family protein yields the protein MKVIDLTIPLGVGTPPWPTYIPLQVQYFKRLAPNGANGQVVTHSNHVGTHLDGEIHFYTPGKDIAQLDMDFLVHEGAIVDLSDVCGDYDVYTSKMVEERVEVKEGDILLIHTGYHHYGWDQPTGDEIRYMIKHPGPDREFAEWAKKKKLRWIGVDCGSADHPMNTKIRDWMPKEAKQCDAHFKEKYGKPLDEFFSEDKYQLMHIEMFNHGIIHAECVGGDLDLLLNQRAVIGCYPWRFVDGESSIARIVAHVDDDRYERLMAKKAKAVLTRFGDVAGSKNAWLHEEARKHR from the coding sequence ATGAAAGTAATTGATCTGACGATTCCCTTGGGCGTCGGAACCCCGCCTTGGCCAACGTATATACCGCTACAGGTCCAATATTTCAAGCGGCTTGCCCCCAACGGAGCTAACGGGCAGGTGGTAACCCACTCCAACCACGTGGGAACTCACCTTGATGGAGAAATTCACTTCTATACGCCCGGCAAGGATATTGCACAGCTGGATATGGACTTTCTGGTACATGAAGGCGCCATTGTCGACCTTTCCGATGTGTGCGGCGACTACGATGTCTACACCTCGAAAATGGTCGAGGAACGCGTCGAGGTGAAAGAGGGTGATATCCTGCTCATCCATACCGGGTATCACCACTATGGGTGGGACCAGCCTACCGGGGACGAGATCAGATACATGATCAAGCACCCGGGACCCGATCGGGAGTTTGCAGAATGGGCCAAGAAAAAGAAACTGCGGTGGATAGGAGTCGACTGCGGCAGCGCCGACCATCCCATGAACACCAAAATCCGGGACTGGATGCCCAAGGAAGCCAAGCAGTGCGATGCACATTTCAAGGAAAAGTACGGCAAACCTTTGGATGAGTTCTTTTCCGAGGACAAGTACCAGTTGATGCACATTGAAATGTTCAACCATGGAATCATCCATGCAGAGTGTGTCGGGGGAGACCTCGATTTGCTGTTGAACCAACGGGCGGTCATCGGATGCTATCCTTGGCGGTTCGTGGATGGGGAGTCCTCCATCGCCCGAATTGTAGCCCATGTCGATGACGATCGCTATGAAAGGCTGATGGCAAAGAAGGCAAAGGCTGTACTTACCCGTTTTGGGGATGTTGCAGGAAGCAAGAACGCTTGGTTGCATGAAGAAGCAAGAAAACATAGGTAA
- a CDS encoding Zn-ribbon domain-containing OB-fold protein, whose translation MIDFSMYELKEPKISAYRCESCGTLYYPAPMVCKTCNCRRDPVTDRGWEKFDLEGPCTLLSWTRLWNLPEGYTKKNMLFGIVEFENGLRASGQLEVDEPKTGMKLVSTVVESDERPGNPVKVFVFKQ comes from the coding sequence ATGATTGATTTCAGCATGTACGAGCTTAAGGAACCGAAGATTTCCGCCTACCGATGTGAATCGTGCGGGACGCTGTATTACCCAGCACCCATGGTGTGCAAAACCTGCAACTGCCGCCGCGATCCTGTAACTGACAGGGGATGGGAGAAATTCGACTTGGAGGGACCGTGCACCTTGCTTTCTTGGACACGGCTGTGGAATCTTCCCGAAGGCTATACAAAAAAGAACATGCTATTCGGGATCGTTGAATTCGAAAATGGACTCCGTGCATCCGGGCAACTGGAAGTGGATGAACCCAAAACAGGAATGAAGTTGGTTTCAACCGTGGTGGAGTCGGATGAACGACCGGGCAACCCCGTGAAGGTATTCGTTTTCAAGCAGTAG
- a CDS encoding DUF2877 domain-containing protein yields MRTIWPEGPLGTIEVMGSRFPSSPRVLSVHSVFNTSLNLKDKDGSLYALVMRPSQLHPCTAVMHPKSTCTEFSQLCLSAGQKVMLQEERISFDCGLWVSFVGAMRVHPYNEAAPCVSSLKVKSITRQGNELSKAQHGKGTLLVYDALFQHLDVSDGFMGYFSPHAKVLLVGVQTKNLLVAERGMQALLGLGPGSTPVGDDFLCGFLLALFMLSQSADDSSFTHFVQVFTTSIRRMLHDSFHYTTDISKHMLLLACDNLFAQALVAFAKVFSQAQVDEVQFAGALQVLSGLGHSSGFDAASGLLYCLHGLMPEIFGKGDV; encoded by the coding sequence ATGCGCACCATATGGCCTGAAGGTCCCTTGGGGACCATTGAGGTAATGGGCTCACGCTTCCCTTCTTCTCCAAGGGTGCTTTCGGTGCACTCTGTATTCAACACCTCGCTGAATCTTAAGGATAAAGATGGTAGCCTGTACGCTCTGGTGATGCGACCTTCGCAACTGCATCCCTGTACCGCTGTCATGCATCCCAAATCGACCTGTACAGAATTTTCCCAGCTTTGCCTTAGCGCCGGACAGAAGGTTATGCTGCAGGAGGAACGCATAAGTTTCGACTGTGGACTTTGGGTTTCCTTTGTAGGAGCCATGAGGGTGCATCCATACAACGAGGCAGCACCTTGTGTCAGCTCCCTGAAAGTAAAGAGCATTACTCGACAGGGAAATGAGCTTTCCAAGGCCCAACACGGAAAAGGTACGTTGTTGGTGTATGATGCATTATTTCAGCATCTCGATGTCAGCGATGGTTTTATGGGATATTTTTCCCCTCATGCAAAGGTTCTTCTCGTAGGTGTCCAAACAAAAAATCTTCTCGTAGCTGAACGGGGAATGCAGGCCCTCTTGGGGCTTGGTCCCGGTTCCACCCCGGTGGGTGATGATTTTCTTTGTGGTTTTCTTCTCGCCCTTTTTATGCTCTCTCAATCGGCCGACGATAGCTCGTTTACTCATTTCGTACAGGTATTCACTACGAGTATTCGTCGAATGCTCCATGATTCATTCCACTATACAACTGACATCTCAAAACACATGCTGCTCCTTGCCTGCGACAATTTGTTTGCTCAGGCATTGGTTGCGTTTGCCAAGGTGTTTTCTCAAGCCCAAGTCGATGAAGTGCAGTTTGCTGGAGCGTTACAGGTACTTTCAGGATTGGGCCATAGTTCCGGGTTTGATGCAGCTTCCGGCCTGTTGTACTGCCTTCATGGCCTTATGCCGGAAATTTTTGGGAAGGGGGACGTATGA
- a CDS encoding uracil-xanthine permease family protein has translation MTKKDLTGKNIVFGLQHTFVMFGATVLVPILTGLDIGVTLFAAGIGTLLFHVITKFKVPVFLGSSFAYIPGIVAIGASQGLPYALGGIVVSGGLYIVVSIIFRYVKYENLHKILPPHVTGPMIIMIGLILAPVAIQNANGTNSPGIAEAIGQNGCWLVALLTFGAGVFVKIGFPKFGWKFASNLPVLLALVFGYFVSIIIGIIDFSAVKEAAWVGIPHFTLPKFSVSAITVMVPIAIVTMVEHFGDILAIGNVVGQDFIKDPGIKRTLLGDGLATSLAGLIGGPANTTYSENTGAIALTGVSNPIIMRIAAVFAIFLSLIPKFTALIGTIPAPVIGGISILLFGMISSIGIKNMVDAKVNLSNPKLLIISAAMLVLGLGGAAFKLGAIQLSGLGLAAIFGIILNAILRPKDITKSEG, from the coding sequence GTGACTAAGAAAGATTTGACAGGAAAGAACATTGTATTTGGACTCCAACATACCTTTGTCATGTTCGGGGCAACGGTATTGGTCCCGATTCTTACAGGGTTGGATATCGGGGTGACGTTGTTTGCCGCAGGTATCGGAACTTTGTTGTTCCATGTGATAACCAAATTCAAGGTTCCTGTGTTTTTGGGAAGTTCTTTTGCCTATATACCCGGCATTGTTGCCATCGGGGCTTCTCAAGGGTTGCCGTATGCATTGGGTGGTATAGTCGTTTCCGGCGGGCTCTATATTGTAGTTTCAATTATTTTCAGATATGTAAAATATGAGAACCTGCATAAGATTCTTCCTCCCCATGTCACAGGACCCATGATCATTATGATTGGGCTGATTCTAGCCCCTGTTGCCATCCAGAATGCCAATGGGACGAACTCCCCGGGCATCGCCGAAGCAATTGGGCAGAATGGTTGCTGGCTTGTTGCCTTGCTGACGTTCGGAGCTGGGGTGTTCGTCAAGATTGGCTTCCCAAAATTTGGATGGAAGTTTGCTTCCAATCTTCCCGTTCTGCTTGCCTTGGTGTTTGGCTATTTTGTTTCCATCATCATTGGGATCATCGATTTCTCCGCAGTCAAGGAAGCCGCCTGGGTGGGTATCCCTCATTTTACACTGCCCAAATTCTCAGTAAGTGCCATAACCGTCATGGTCCCCATCGCCATTGTTACGATGGTGGAACATTTTGGTGACATCCTTGCTATCGGCAATGTAGTCGGCCAGGATTTCATCAAGGATCCCGGCATCAAGAGAACGTTGCTTGGTGATGGTCTTGCGACCAGTTTGGCCGGTTTGATCGGCGGTCCTGCAAACACGACATACTCTGAAAATACTGGTGCTATAGCCCTTACGGGGGTTTCCAATCCCATTATTATGAGAATTGCTGCAGTGTTTGCGATTTTCCTCTCCTTGATTCCCAAGTTCACCGCGTTGATCGGTACCATTCCCGCTCCTGTAATCGGTGGTATTTCCATTTTGCTGTTTGGTATGATCAGTTCGATCGGTATCAAGAATATGGTTGACGCCAAGGTGAACCTTTCCAATCCGAAGCTGTTGATCATCAGTGCTGCCATGTTGGTGTTGGGACTCGGTGGAGCTGCCTTCAAGTTGGGCGCAATACAACTTTCGGGTCTTGGACTCGCTGCCATTTTCGGTATTATTCTCAATGCAATCCTCAGGCCGAAGGATATAACCAAGTCCGAGGGCTAA